In Aeromicrobium wangtongii, the DNA window ACTCCCAGGCCGCCTCGACGGCCTCGTGCACCGACCAGCGGGTGTTGATCGGCACGAGCTCGTTGCGCAGCTCGTCATCGGGGGCGTGCAGCGACAGGGCCAGCGTGACGGGGATGCCCTCGTCCGCGAGCTGCTTCATGCGCGGCACGAGTCCCACGGTGCTGACCGTGATGTTGCGCGCCGACATCCCCAGCCCGTCGGGCGCCGGCGCGACCATGCGTCGCACCGCCCCGATGACGGCCTTGTAGTTGGCCATCGGCTCGCCCATGCCCATGAAGACGACGTTCGACAGGCGCCCCGGTCCGCCGGCGATCTCGCCGCGAGCCATCTTGCCGGCGGCGTCGACGACCTGGTCGACGATCTCGGCGGTGCTCATGTTGCGTTGCAGTCCGCCCTGCCCGGTCGCGCAGAACGGGCACGCCATGCCGCAGCCGGCCTGGCTGGAGACACAGATCGTGGCCCGGTCGGTGTAGCGCATCAGCACCGACTCGACCAGCGCCCCGTCGAACAGCTTCCACAGGTTCTTGACCGTGGCGCCCTTGTCGGCCTCCATCGTGCGGACGGGGTTCAGCAGTGTCGGGAGCAGCTCGGCGACGATCCGGTCGCGGCTGGCCGCGGGGAGGTCGGTCATGTTGGCCGGATCGCGCTCGAGCCGGCCGTAGTAGTGCTGGGCGACCTGCTTGACCCGGAAGGCCGGCTCCCCCAGCGCCGCGGCCGCGGCAACGCGCTCGTCACCGCTCAGATCGGCGAGATGACGGGGAGGCTTGGCACGGCCACGCTTCTGCTCGAAGACGAGCGGCAGCGGGTTCGGATTGACAGTCGACACATCGGCCATTCTCTCATCCCGGACCCAATGTCCCGAATCCGTCAGCGGCGCGGCAGATCGGCGACGAACTGCAGCTTGTCGAGCACCGGCGCAGGGATCACGAACGGGTACAGCGGTCCCTTGCCCATGCTGCGGTTGATCTGGTTCAGCGCGACGCTGAGCGGGATCCACACGCCGACGACCAGGTCGCGGAACGAGGTGAAGCTCTGCGGCGACGCGACCGTGGTCAGGCCGTGCGCCGACGCCGTCTCGATCGTGTCGCAGATGTGCATGTAGTGGGCGAAGGTCTCCGCGAAGTCCTCGAACGGGTGCATCGTGGCGTACATGCTGATGTAGTGGCCCTCCCATCCCGCGGGAGGCCCCTCGGAGTAGTGCCGCTCGATCGCATCGGCATAGCTCTCCTCCTCGTTGCCGAACAGCTCACGCGCCTGCTCGATCAGGTCGCCCCGCACGTGCTGCCACTCGATGTAGTGCCCGATCTCGTGGCGGAAGTGCCCCAGCATGGTCCGGTAGGGCTCGTCGAGCTGGACGCGCACCTTCTCGCGGTGCGCGTCATCGCTCTCGGCGAGGTCCAGCGTGATGATGCCGCTGGCGTGACCGATCGTGACCTTCTGCTTCGCACTGGAGAGCAGGTCGAAGGCCAGCCCGTTCACCGGGTCCTCGGTGCGCGGCACGATCGGGAACCCCAGCGTGTCCAGCTCGACCACGAGGCGGCGCTTGGCACCCTCGGCGACCTTGTACTCCTTGAGCGCCTCGACGTCCTCGTCATTGGGCCTGGTCCGCGTCAGGCCGCACGCGAAGCAGGAGTCGCCCGGCCGCTCGGTGAGCCAGGTGCAGCCCGAGAGCTTCAGGTTGCGGCAGACGTACCAGGTGCGGCCGTCGGCGTCGGCGTACTGTCCCTGGTCGTCGACCGGGACGATCGCGTGCTCGGCGCGGGAGAAGCCCAGCCTGGTGTGGCAGGTGATGCAGATCGAGTTCTCGAAGTACAGGGAGTTGCCGCACACACGGCAGGAGAAGGCCTTCACCCGCCAAGTCTGTCAGTGGCGGGCCGGTTCCGCCTGCGGCGGGATGCTCACAACGGTGCGACGTCGACCTCGACCCGCAGCGTCGAGGTCTTCGCCTCGGTGAAGATCACGCCCTTGACCGGCGGGACGTCGGAGTAGTCCCGTCCCCAGGCGACCGTGACGTAGCGGTCGTTGACCAGCTGGTCGTTGGTCGGGTCGATCGCGAGCCAGCCGTCGCCGGGAATCCACACCGCGGCCCAGGCGTGCGTCGCATCGGCCCCCACGATGCGTTCCTTGCCCGGCGGCGGTGTCGTGGCGAGGTAGCCGCTGACGTACTGCACGGCCAGACCGTGCGAGCGCAGGCAGGCCAGGGTCAGGTGGGCGAAGTCCTGGCAGACCCCGGCCCGCTGGGCGAAGATGTCGTCGACCGTCGTGCTGACGGTCGTGGCGGTCTTGTCGTAGGTGAAGTCGGCGTGGATGCGCCGCATGACCTCCACGACCGCCTCCCCCACCGGGCGTCCCGGGGTCAGCGACTGCGCCGCGTAGGCGTGCGCCTCGGGCGTCTGGTCGGCCAACGCCGAGGCGAGCGCGAGATCCTGGGCGCGCCACGCATCGGCGACGTCCGGGCGCTGCGCGGGCCGGGCGGACTCCCAGGGCATCGCGAGCGCCTCGGTGGAGTGCTCCTGCGGGCCCACCTCCACCTCGCTGGTGGCCAGGATGTCCAGTGCCCGGTGCGGCTGGGTGACCTGGAAGTAGGTCGCGGTGTTCCCGTAGAAGTCCAGGTCGTCGGACCGGTCGATCGGCGCCGGCGTGATGTCCAGCTCTCGGCTCACGATCCGCTGCCACGGCAGCTCACGCGGCACGAGATAGGCGATGCCCAGGCTGTCGGTGACGTCCTCGTCGTAGGAGTACGTCGTGCGGTGCGACACCCGGTAGCGGCGCGTGGTCATTCGCTCACCGTCGCGAAGCCGAACGAGCGGGGCACCGGGCCGGGAGCGAAGTGCAGCGCGCCGACGGCGTCGGCGAAGCGGGTCAGCTGGCCCAGGTACCCGGTCAGGAAGCGGTCCAGGTGGGGACGCCGCTCCCCCTCGACGGCCGTCAGCAGCGCGAGGTCGGCGCGGTCCAGCTCCTCGGCCAGGTCGTCCAGGAGCCGCTCGGGGCGGGTCGACCCGGTGGACCCGGGCATGGCCGACAGGTGCTGGCGCAGCTCGGCGATCCCGGCTGCCAGCGAGCGTGGGTTGTCGACATCGGCCAGCAGCAGGTCGAGCACACCGCTGACCCGCACGTAGCCGCGGTAGCGGCGCCGGTGCGTCACGGCGCTCTCGGCGGCCACGAGCACCGCATTGTTGACGTCCCGGTCGACGTCGATGCCGCGCCGCACCGTCGTGGTCGCCCCGAGCAGGTGGCACAGCTGCAGCCCGCGCTCGACGGCACGGCCCGTGCAGATCATCCGCCAGGCGGGATCGCGCATCATGTTCGCCGTGACACCCTGCAGGGACAGGATGCCGGTCAGCATCTGCCCGGCGCTCTCGGAGACCTGGTGGCTGTAGCGGTACGCCGACAACGTCGCCGAGGCGCGCTCGGTCCAGCTGAACGCCTGCCAGGCGTCCGGGGAGAGCTGGTCGCGCACGCTCTGGGCCGCATCGCGCAGGGCGCTGATCGACTGCGCCACCGATCCGGGCCGGTGGACGTCCAGCAGCAGCGACCGGAAGTTCTCGTCGAGCTCGTCGGCGCCGTGCCGCGAAGGGCTCAGCCGGTCGATGGTCGACATCAGGACGGCCAGGGACGCCCCGCCGGCGCTGTGCGGGCGGGACCGGAAGTCCTCCGCGCTGGCGTGGGCGGTCAGCACCAGGCGCAGCATGTCCTCGGCGCGCTCGGCATAGCGGCCGAACCAGAACATGTCCTCCAGGACGCGCGGCACCATCGCGGCGGGCGCCCGGACGTTGGTCAGCGGCAGGACGTCGACGAGCCCTTGGTCGGGGTCGTCGGGCCGGTCCTTGAGCACCCAGACGTCCTTGCTGGACGGCCGAGGGCTGCCGTCCTGCACCGTGGCCAGTCCCCCGACGAGCGGCCGGTACGTCGAGCCGTAGCGCAGGGTGAACGTCCTCAGGGTGAGCGCACTCGGCTGCAGGCCGCGGTCACCCAGCGTCGGCGACTGCGACAACGGCAGCAGCTCCTGGCCGACGAACCGGTGCGGCTCGGCGCGGATCAGCTCGGCCCGCCGGGCGGACGGGAGGTCGTCGACGTCCACCGATCCGTCGATCGAGCGGATCATCAGTCCGTCGAGGTGGTCCAGCACGTAGGCCATCGAGCGGGGGTCGCCGGTCCAGTAGGTCTGGACCGAGGGCAGGCGCAACGGCTCGTCGAGCAGCAGCTCGCACATCGCCGACATGTACGGGAGCATCCCGGGGTTCTCGAGGACCCCGGCGCCCAGGCCGTTGACGACCCGCACCGTGCCCCGCCGCACCGCCTCCGACAGCCCTGACACCCCCAGCTGGGAGCCCTTGCGGAGCTCCAGCGCATCGCTCCAGTCGGCGTCGACCCGGCGCAGGATGACGTCGACGCGCTCGAGCCGGTCGAACACCCGCATCCACACGGCGCCCTGGCGCATCACCAGGTCGCTGCCCTCGACCAGGGGGAAGCCGAGGCTCGAGGCGATGAACGCCTGGTCGTACGCGGTCTCGGAGTGCGTGCCCGGCGACAGCACGACGACCCGGGGATTGCTGGCGTGGCCGGGTGCCGAGTCGATCAGCGTGGCACGCAGCGCCTGGAAGAACGGCGCCATCCGGTGCAGACCGGCCTGCCGGTACAGCTCAGGCAGGACGCGCGAGATGACCCGCCGGTTCTCCATCGCGAAGCCGATGCCGGACGGGGCCTGGGCGCGATCGGCCAGCACCTGCCAGTCGCCGGCAGCATTGCGCCCCAGATCGGCCGCGGCCAGCAGCAGCGGGTGCCGGTCGCGGGTGGACGCCCGCGCCGCGACCCGCAGGAAGCCGCGGTGGGAGAACACCACCGCCGGCGGCAGCACCCCGGACGACAGCAGGCGCTGCGGCCCGTACAGATCGACCAGGATCGCGTTGAGCAGCTCCGTGCGCTGCGCCAGGCCGACCTCGAGGGGCGCCCACTCGGCGGCCTCGATCACGAGCGGGAAGGCGTCGAGCCGCCACGGTCCGGGCTCCTGCTCCGGGGGCGTGTAGGTGACCCCGTCATTGGCCAGGAAGCGCTCGATGTCTCCGCCGATGCGCTGCAGGTCCGGCCCGGTCAGCTGCACGGCCCGCTCGGCCAGCAGCCGCCAGGCCGGGCGCAGGGTCCCGTCGGGGGCGACGACCTCGTCGTGGCGCGCCGGCGCGCCGGTCAGCGTCGGCTGGGTCACGGCCGAGGAGTAGTCGCGCAGCGCGGTCATCGACCTGCTCCGCGAACGTCCGTGATCGACATGCCCCAAGAGTGCCCGGCACCGATG includes these proteins:
- the rlmN gene encoding 23S rRNA (adenine(2503)-C(2))-methyltransferase RlmN, which encodes MADVSTVNPNPLPLVFEQKRGRAKPPRHLADLSGDERVAAAAALGEPAFRVKQVAQHYYGRLERDPANMTDLPAASRDRIVAELLPTLLNPVRTMEADKGATVKNLWKLFDGALVESVLMRYTDRATICVSSQAGCGMACPFCATGQGGLQRNMSTAEIVDQVVDAAGKMARGEIAGGPGRLSNVVFMGMGEPMANYKAVIGAVRRMVAPAPDGLGMSARNITVSTVGLVPRMKQLADEGIPVTLALSLHAPDDELRNELVPINTRWSVHEAVEAAWEYAQKTKRRVSIEYAMIKDINDQAWRADLLGDVLQSYGDWGWVHVNLIPLNPTPGSMWTASRPEDEREFVRRLIAKGIPTTVRDTRGSDIDGACGQLAATEV
- a CDS encoding zinc-binding metallopeptidase family protein, coding for MKAFSCRVCGNSLYFENSICITCHTRLGFSRAEHAIVPVDDQGQYADADGRTWYVCRNLKLSGCTWLTERPGDSCFACGLTRTRPNDEDVEALKEYKVAEGAKRRLVVELDTLGFPIVPRTEDPVNGLAFDLLSSAKQKVTIGHASGIITLDLAESDDAHREKVRVQLDEPYRTMLGHFRHEIGHYIEWQHVRGDLIEQARELFGNEEESYADAIERHYSEGPPAGWEGHYISMYATMHPFEDFAETFAHYMHICDTIETASAHGLTTVASPQSFTSFRDLVVGVWIPLSVALNQINRSMGKGPLYPFVIPAPVLDKLQFVADLPRR
- a CDS encoding transglutaminase family protein; this encodes MTTRRYRVSHRTTYSYDEDVTDSLGIAYLVPRELPWQRIVSRELDITPAPIDRSDDLDFYGNTATYFQVTQPHRALDILATSEVEVGPQEHSTEALAMPWESARPAQRPDVADAWRAQDLALASALADQTPEAHAYAAQSLTPGRPVGEAVVEVMRRIHADFTYDKTATTVSTTVDDIFAQRAGVCQDFAHLTLACLRSHGLAVQYVSGYLATTPPPGKERIVGADATHAWAAVWIPGDGWLAIDPTNDQLVNDRYVTVAWGRDYSDVPPVKGVIFTEAKTSTLRVEVDVAPL
- a CDS encoding circularly permuted type 2 ATP-grasp protein yields the protein MTALRDYSSAVTQPTLTGAPARHDEVVAPDGTLRPAWRLLAERAVQLTGPDLQRIGGDIERFLANDGVTYTPPEQEPGPWRLDAFPLVIEAAEWAPLEVGLAQRTELLNAILVDLYGPQRLLSSGVLPPAVVFSHRGFLRVAARASTRDRHPLLLAAADLGRNAAGDWQVLADRAQAPSGIGFAMENRRVISRVLPELYRQAGLHRMAPFFQALRATLIDSAPGHASNPRVVVLSPGTHSETAYDQAFIASSLGFPLVEGSDLVMRQGAVWMRVFDRLERVDVILRRVDADWSDALELRKGSQLGVSGLSEAVRRGTVRVVNGLGAGVLENPGMLPYMSAMCELLLDEPLRLPSVQTYWTGDPRSMAYVLDHLDGLMIRSIDGSVDVDDLPSARRAELIRAEPHRFVGQELLPLSQSPTLGDRGLQPSALTLRTFTLRYGSTYRPLVGGLATVQDGSPRPSSKDVWVLKDRPDDPDQGLVDVLPLTNVRAPAAMVPRVLEDMFWFGRYAERAEDMLRLVLTAHASAEDFRSRPHSAGGASLAVLMSTIDRLSPSRHGADELDENFRSLLLDVHRPGSVAQSISALRDAAQSVRDQLSPDAWQAFSWTERASATLSAYRYSHQVSESAGQMLTGILSLQGVTANMMRDPAWRMICTGRAVERGLQLCHLLGATTTVRRGIDVDRDVNNAVLVAAESAVTHRRRYRGYVRVSGVLDLLLADVDNPRSLAAGIAELRQHLSAMPGSTGSTRPERLLDDLAEELDRADLALLTAVEGERRPHLDRFLTGYLGQLTRFADAVGALHFAPGPVPRSFGFATVSE